In Burkholderia lata, the DNA window GAACCTGTCCGAGGATTTCCAGAAGCTCGAGGACAAGGTCGCGCTGCAGAACGCACGTTCGGACGCGCGCCTGAATTCGGCCGACACGTCGAGCGGCAAGGCGCTCGACGACAAGCTCGCCGCGCTGAACAAGGGCCCGTCGGTCGAGGACCGCCTCGCCGCGCTGAAGAAGCAGCTCGATACGCCCGCGCAGTAACGGCCACCGCGGGCAACCGCGCCGCTGCCCGCCCCGGGCGCGGCGCGAACCGATCGTCAGGAGACGGGCGCCTGCGCCCGGTTCGACCATGAAGAAATCTCTCGCCGCACTCGGCCTCTCGCTGATGTTGCTGTCGTCCGCCGCGTTTGCGGTCCCGTCGCTGCAGCAGGTCGAGCAATCGATCGCGCAACGCAACTGGCAGCAAGCCGACACGCAGCTGTCGCAAGTCATCGACGCTCATCCGAACAATGCGCATGCGCGCTACCTGTATGCACAGGTGCTGGACCGCGAGGGCCGCGCATCCGACGCGCTCGAGCAACTGCAGCGCGCGAAGTCGCTCGACCCGCAACTCAAGTTCACCGACGCATCGCGCTTCGCGCAGACGGAGTCGCGCATCCGCGCCGACGCGGCACGCGTGAGCGGCAATGTGCCTTCGGCCACGCAGTCCGGCACGTTGCAATCGTCGCTCGCGCCCGCCGTCGCGCCGGCCGAAAAACATGGCCCGTCGACCGGCATGTGGATCGGCCTCGGACTGATCGTCGCGGTGATTGCGCTGGTGCTGCGCTGGACGCTGCGGCGTGCCCGCACGGCCGACGACAGCCGCGCCGACGACGAACGCCGCACGCAGCTCAAGCGCGCCACCGACGTGCTGAACGACATCCGCCCGCTGAAACTCGACGCGAAGCTGTCGACAGCGCCCGGCGCCGCGGCGCTCACGGGCGAACTCGAAGCGATCGAGACCGATGCGCGCACGCTCGTCGAAACGCTGTCGAACGGCAAGAATCCGGTGCCGCCGTATCGCGTCGACGAACTCGAACAACGCCATGCAAGCGTGAAGGCACGCGTCGAAGGCCGTCCCGATCCGGCCGCACAACCCGCGGCACCGGCGAACGGCAGCGGCTCCGTGTATGCGCAGGAAGCCGACCGCATGACGGGCGCGCAAGGCCAGCCGTATCCGAAGCAACAGCCCTACCCGCAGCAGCAACCGCCTGTCGTGATCCAGCAAGGCGGCGGCGGTTTCGGTGGCGGCATGGGCGGGCTGCTGACCGGCGTATTGCTCGGCGAAGCGATGTCGGGCGGCCGCGAGCGCGTGGTCGAACGCGACGTGATCGTCGACGGCGAGCGCCGCCGTCAGGAGAACGACCCGGGCTTCGACCTCGGCCGCGGCGACAATTCGAACTGGAGCGACGGCAACGGCGGCGGCGGCATGGATCTCGGCAGCAACGACGACGGCTGGACCGACGACAACACCTGACGCTACGCAGCGCGTCGACGCACCCGCGACGCGCTGCAACGCACGCCACGCTCCCCAGCAGGCCGGCCGCGCCGACGCGCGGATTTGTCAATCATTTCAAGATGGGCTACCGGCAATGGGGAGCGTTCGCTATCATGCGGCCATCGGCGTGCCACCGACCCTCATTCGACGCTCTGCATCCCTGCGCGTCGCGGCACGCCTCCCCTCGCCCCAACCAGGAGAAAGCCGCTCATGAGCATCATCAAGGAATTCAAGGAGTTCGCCGTCAAGGGCAACGTCATGGATCTCGCCGTCGGCGTGATCATCGGCGGCGCGTTCTCGAAGATCGTCGACTCGGTCGTGAAAGACCTCATCATGCCGGTCATCGGCGTGCTGACCGGCGGCCTGGATTTCTCGAACAAGTTCGTTCTGCTCGGCACCATCCCCCCGACGTTCAAGGGTAATCCCGATTCGTTCAAGGACCTGCAGGCCGCAGGTGTCGCCGCGTTCGGTTACGGCTCGTTCATCACGGTGGCAATCAATTTCGTCATCCTCGCGTTCATCATTTTCCTGATGGTGAAATTCATCAACAAGCTGCGCAAGCCGGAAGAAGCCGCACCGGCCGCGACGCCGGAAGACACCGTGCTGCTGCGCGAGATCCGCGATTCGCTGAAGCAGCGCTGATCGCCAAGCGCCCCGCCAGCCAGGCCCGCCCCGTGCGGGCCTTTTTATTGCGCGCGCGATGCACCGCCGCATGCGGCCTATCTCACTTTTTTGTGACGGGCGAATGCACGCGCGGGGAAAGCAGGTCTATGATGGAGACTAAACGACAGTACGGGCGCCAAGACGCTGGCTGTGTCGATCATGGCGAGCAGGTCGACGGGAGACATTGATCGTCGTACTGCACGAAGGCAGCATTTTCGTGTGCTATAAAGGATCGACATGCGGCGTACATAGCCGGGAGTGGGTCGCATGAAAGTGCCGCATTTCTTGCAATTGTTTTTGAGGCGAGTGTTTATGTCCTTCCCGAAAAAACGTCGGCGTGCCCAGCAGGATGGCCAGGAGTCATTCCTCGCGGTATTGCGCCACTCGAAACCGTTTGCCCAGCTCGACACCAAGATTGCCCGCGCCCGTGCGCAGGACGAACCCGTCCTGTACGCGCATGTGCTGCCCGGTCTCGACGTGCTCCTGTGCAGCGTGCGCGGCGCCCAGCCGCCCTATCCTGCCATCGCCGAACTGCGCAAGCGCTGCATCGAATCGATCGCCAACGCGCTCGAGCAGCCGCTGGACGGCCTCGAGAACGGCGGATACTGGTATGAAGCAAACGGCTTCGGCTTCCTCGTGTTCGCCAGCCGTGCGCGTGCGCGCATCCTGCCCGAGTTTGGTGCAGGCACGAAAGCGAGCCTGCGCGGTGGGCTCGGCCGCCAGAACGCCGGCGATACGACACCACGCTCCCTCGGCTGATCTACCTGCCATTCGATGGGCCGCCTCCGGGCGGCCCATCTGCCATTCACGCGCCCCGCTTGCCCGTCACG includes these proteins:
- a CDS encoding tetratricopeptide repeat protein → MKKSLAALGLSLMLLSSAAFAVPSLQQVEQSIAQRNWQQADTQLSQVIDAHPNNAHARYLYAQVLDREGRASDALEQLQRAKSLDPQLKFTDASRFAQTESRIRADAARVSGNVPSATQSGTLQSSLAPAVAPAEKHGPSTGMWIGLGLIVAVIALVLRWTLRRARTADDSRADDERRTQLKRATDVLNDIRPLKLDAKLSTAPGAAALTGELEAIETDARTLVETLSNGKNPVPPYRVDELEQRHASVKARVEGRPDPAAQPAAPANGSGSVYAQEADRMTGAQGQPYPKQQPYPQQQPPVVIQQGGGGFGGGMGGLLTGVLLGEAMSGGRERVVERDVIVDGERRRQENDPGFDLGRGDNSNWSDGNGGGGMDLGSNDDGWTDDNT
- the mscL gene encoding large conductance mechanosensitive channel protein MscL, producing the protein MSIIKEFKEFAVKGNVMDLAVGVIIGGAFSKIVDSVVKDLIMPVIGVLTGGLDFSNKFVLLGTIPPTFKGNPDSFKDLQAAGVAAFGYGSFITVAINFVILAFIIFLMVKFINKLRKPEEAAPAATPEDTVLLREIRDSLKQR